A window of Candidatus Kinetoplastibacterium crithidii (ex Angomonas deanei ATCC 30255) contains these coding sequences:
- a CDS encoding DciA family protein, producing MAIYYKKNKGNYHNILDILVVKWLSLDKNTNNIINIAQNMISIEHAISIFIPKNLKISYKLIKFENNILSIAVPNSENATRIRYFSTDIIKNIQSKFHLKIDTIKIKIYSNCFVTHKPLAKNSAKCFLNEHSLNNFKKLQNKIQEGPLKESISNLIKKNSTFIRT from the coding sequence ATGGCTATTTACTATAAAAAAAATAAAGGAAACTATCATAATATATTGGATATACTAGTTGTTAAATGGTTATCTTTAGATAAAAATACCAATAACATTATAAACATAGCACAAAATATGATAAGTATAGAACATGCTATTTCTATATTCATACCTAAAAACTTGAAAATTTCGTATAAACTTATCAAATTTGAGAACAATATTCTATCAATTGCAGTACCAAACTCAGAAAATGCAACAAGAATACGTTATTTCTCAACAGACATTATAAAAAATATACAATCAAAATTTCATTTAAAAATTGATACAATAAAAATAAAAATATATAGCAATTGTTTTGTAACACATAAACCACTTGCAAAAAATAGTGCAAAATGTTTTCTCAATGAACATAGTTTAAATAACTTCAAGAAATTGCAAAATAAAATACAAGAAGGTCCTTTAAAAGAATCTATATCAAATTTGATAAAAAAGAACTCCACCTTTATAAGAACATAG
- the glyQ gene encoding glycine--tRNA ligase subunit alpha has product MLTFQQIIFNLQQYWNKHGCTILQPYDMEIGAGTSHTATFLRAIGPEPWRAAYVQPSRRPKDGRYGKNPNRLQQYYQFQVILKPSPLDIIDLYIDSLKELGINPIEHDIRFIEDNWENPTLGAWGLGWEVWLNGMEITQFTYFQQIGGMDCNPTTGEITYGLERLAMYLQNVNNVYDITWTKNHHDISISYGDIHLQNEQEQSKFNFEHASIEMLFNHFNDYENEAKKLVEISLPIPAYEKTLKAAHIFNLLDARGAISVTERASYIGRIRNLSRSIAQTYYTTREKINFPLISK; this is encoded by the coding sequence ATGCTTACATTTCAACAAATTATATTTAATTTACAACAGTATTGGAATAAACATGGTTGCACAATATTGCAACCTTATGATATGGAAATAGGTGCCGGCACATCTCACACAGCTACTTTCCTAAGAGCTATAGGACCAGAACCATGGAGAGCAGCCTATGTTCAGCCATCTAGACGTCCTAAAGATGGCAGGTATGGAAAAAACCCTAATCGTTTACAACAATATTATCAATTTCAGGTAATCTTGAAACCGTCTCCTCTTGATATTATAGATCTATACATAGATTCCTTAAAAGAATTAGGCATAAACCCAATAGAGCATGATATTCGTTTTATTGAAGACAACTGGGAAAATCCTACATTAGGCGCCTGGGGCCTAGGATGGGAAGTATGGTTAAATGGAATGGAAATAACACAATTCACATACTTTCAACAAATAGGTGGAATGGATTGCAATCCAACTACAGGGGAAATTACTTATGGTCTAGAAAGATTAGCAATGTATTTACAAAATGTAAATAATGTATACGATATTACTTGGACAAAAAATCACCATGATATTTCCATATCATATGGAGATATTCACCTTCAAAATGAACAAGAACAATCAAAATTTAATTTTGAACATGCTTCAATTGAAATGTTATTTAATCATTTCAATGACTATGAAAATGAAGCAAAAAAATTAGTAGAGATATCGCTGCCAATACCAGCTTACGAAAAAACATTAAAAGCGGCTCATATATTTAATTTATTAGATGCGCGTGGAGCGATAAGTGTCACAGAAAGAGCTTCATATATAGGAAGAATACGTAATTTATCTAGATCGATTGCACAAACATATTATACTACCAGAGAAAAAATAAACTTCCCTTTAATATCGAAATAA
- a CDS encoding D-alanine--D-alanine ligase: MTISFGKVGVLYGGQSSEREVSLISGKNIFNALKSKGLDVHLFDTGINSLADLIEAKFSVVFIALHGRFGEDGVIQGILDLLGIPYTGSGQLSSSISINKIITKKLWKYEGLLTPDFMSLSGKKDFSNACDFLGLPLIVKPVGEGSTVGTTVVKLYDDMDKAYINASVFNNEVFAEKLIVGRELTVSIIENSSGINVLPIIEIITPDNRCYDYESKYFSKETKYLCPAKLPLELNNDLIKICKKAYEVIHCKGWARIDIILDKFNKAWLLEINTCPGMTINSLMPIAARANGINYEDLCLSILSMASFKK; this comes from the coding sequence ATGACTATATCTTTTGGCAAGGTTGGAGTGCTGTATGGAGGCCAATCCTCTGAAAGAGAGGTGTCTTTGATCTCAGGGAAAAATATATTCAATGCGTTGAAGAGTAAGGGGTTGGATGTTCATTTGTTTGATACGGGAATTAACAGTCTAGCTGATTTGATAGAAGCAAAATTTTCTGTCGTTTTTATTGCATTACATGGTAGATTTGGAGAAGATGGTGTTATTCAGGGTATTCTAGACCTATTAGGTATTCCATATACTGGAAGTGGTCAATTATCATCTAGTATATCAATCAATAAAATAATTACTAAAAAACTATGGAAATATGAAGGATTGTTAACTCCTGATTTTATGTCCTTATCTGGAAAAAAAGATTTTAGTAATGCATGTGATTTTTTAGGATTGCCTTTAATTGTTAAGCCTGTTGGAGAGGGTTCTACCGTAGGAACAACAGTAGTAAAGCTGTATGATGATATGGATAAAGCATATATAAATGCATCAGTTTTTAATAATGAAGTTTTTGCTGAAAAATTGATTGTTGGTCGAGAACTGACTGTTTCTATTATTGAAAATTCTTCAGGTATTAACGTTCTGCCAATTATAGAAATAATTACTCCTGATAATAGGTGTTACGACTATGAAAGTAAATATTTTTCCAAAGAAACTAAGTATTTATGTCCTGCTAAGTTACCTTTAGAGCTAAATAATGATCTTATAAAGATATGTAAAAAAGCTTATGAAGTGATTCATTGTAAAGGTTGGGCTAGAATAGATATTATTTTGGATAAATTTAACAAAGCATGGTTATTAGAAATTAATACCTGCCCTGGTATGACTATAAATTCACTCATGCCAATTGCAGCAAGAGCGAATGGAATTAATTATGAAGACTTATGTTTGAGCATATTATCAATGGCTTCATTTAAGAAGTAA
- the folK gene encoding 2-amino-4-hydroxy-6-hydroxymethyldihydropteridine diphosphokinase has protein sequence MHSIKTYIGLGSNQGNSIANIKNATNHIYSIFHKNNCRTSKLYSTTPVDADGPNFTNSVMEIYLTNSPIDLLDQLQKIENKFGRTRPYKNAPRTLDIDILLYGNQIIQSHDLIIPHPRMHERLFVLKPLKDLEPNIELPIYGNINNLIKKIKNQEINTIE, from the coding sequence ATGCATTCTATAAAAACTTATATTGGATTAGGCTCTAATCAAGGCAACAGTATCGCAAATATTAAAAATGCTACAAACCACATTTATTCTATTTTTCATAAAAACAATTGTAGAACATCTAAATTGTATTCAACTACACCTGTCGATGCTGACGGTCCAAATTTTACTAATTCTGTAATGGAGATCTATTTGACTAACAGTCCAATAGATCTCCTTGATCAGTTGCAAAAAATAGAAAACAAATTTGGAAGAACAAGACCATATAAAAATGCTCCTAGAACTCTTGATATTGATATATTATTGTATGGTAATCAAATAATACAAAGTCATGATTTAATAATCCCTCATCCTAGAATGCATGAAAGACTATTTGTTTTAAAGCCATTAAAAGATTTAGAACCAAATATAGAATTACCTATTTATGGAAACATTAATAATTTAATAAAAAAAATTAAGAATCAGGAAATTAATACTATTGAGTAA
- a CDS encoding lysophospholipid acyltransferase family protein → MTFALPLNIRYKIITFWPKIALFGLKFICNLQCHIKGIDRIPTQPLIIVSNHQSIWETLFFIAYFPKKICFIYKKELNYIPFFGWGLILLDMIAINRSDGFNSFKKVSEIGTEKLKHNYSILIFPEGTRAPSGKIQKFKIGASLLAKNTRCNILPIVHNAGNFWKKNSFMIQPGIIQLSIGDVITIDSLTPGEINIIIYEWIKKEFDKINCQDHINQN, encoded by the coding sequence ATGACTTTCGCTTTACCACTAAATATACGTTATAAAATAATAACATTTTGGCCTAAAATAGCATTATTTGGCTTAAAATTTATATGTAATCTTCAATGTCATATAAAAGGAATAGATCGAATCCCAACTCAACCTTTAATTATTGTATCTAATCATCAATCTATATGGGAAACTCTATTTTTTATTGCATATTTTCCTAAAAAAATATGCTTTATATATAAGAAAGAACTTAACTATATACCTTTTTTTGGATGGGGATTAATTTTATTAGATATGATAGCAATTAATCGCTCTGATGGATTCAATTCTTTTAAAAAAGTATCAGAGATAGGCACAGAAAAATTAAAACATAATTATTCAATATTAATTTTCCCAGAAGGTACAAGAGCTCCATCTGGAAAAATACAAAAATTCAAAATTGGAGCATCATTATTAGCAAAGAATACTAGATGTAACATCCTACCAATAGTACATAATGCAGGTAATTTTTGGAAAAAAAATAGTTTTATGATACAGCCTGGCATCATACAACTATCTATAGGTGATGTAATAACAATAGATTCATTAACTCCTGGTGAGATCAACATAATAATTTATGAATGGATCAAAAAAGAATTCGATAAAATAAATTGCCAAGATCATATTAATCAGAATTAA
- the lpxC gene encoding UDP-3-O-acyl-N-acetylglucosamine deacetylase — translation MLKQCSIQKVVSIRGIGIHSGQIVDLVLRPANVNSGIVFHRVDINPTIDIPACANYVCNTKLATVLQYGDVRVSTVEHLMSALCGLGIDNLHVDINAEELPIMDGSSISFVNLLLAAGIVEQNKPKKFIKIIKPIEVFDECEKYRKYAKLEPCSEFVINFSIDYNHPAIMDTASNMEINISKETYIKDISMARTFGFIEDVNYLRSKGLALGASLKNVIVLDHNKVVNDEGLRYKDEFLRHKILDAIGDLYLLGHPLLARYTASKSGHSLNNKLVRSLLKTKDACEYITFC, via the coding sequence ATGCTAAAACAGTGTAGCATACAGAAAGTTGTTAGTATAAGAGGTATTGGTATCCATTCAGGACAGATTGTTGATTTGGTTTTAAGGCCTGCTAATGTTAATAGTGGCATTGTATTTCATAGGGTTGATATAAACCCAACTATAGATATACCAGCTTGTGCAAATTATGTATGTAATACTAAATTGGCTACAGTTTTACAGTATGGTGATGTAAGAGTGTCTACAGTGGAACATTTAATGTCTGCTCTATGTGGTTTGGGAATAGATAATTTACATGTAGACATTAATGCAGAAGAACTTCCAATAATGGATGGCAGTTCTATTTCATTTGTTAATTTATTATTAGCAGCTGGCATTGTTGAACAAAACAAACCTAAAAAGTTTATAAAAATAATTAAGCCAATAGAGGTTTTTGACGAATGTGAAAAATACAGAAAATATGCTAAGTTAGAGCCTTGTAGTGAATTTGTTATAAATTTTTCAATTGACTATAATCATCCTGCCATTATGGATACTGCTAGTAACATGGAAATTAATATTTCTAAGGAAACTTATATAAAAGATATTTCTATGGCAAGAACTTTTGGTTTTATAGAAGACGTTAACTATTTGCGATCCAAAGGATTAGCGTTAGGTGCTTCTTTGAAGAATGTTATTGTTTTAGACCATAATAAGGTTGTAAATGATGAAGGTCTTCGCTATAAAGATGAATTTCTAAGACATAAGATTTTAGATGCAATAGGAGATTTATATTTGTTAGGTCATCCTTTACTAGCTCGTTATACCGCTAGCAAATCTGGTCATTCTTTGAACAATAAATTAGTTAGATCTTTGTTAAAAACTAAAGATGCATGTGAATATATTACCTTTTGTTAA
- the secA gene encoding preprotein translocase subunit SecA produces the protein MGSYSLAMDFFFLFKKIFGSRNDRLLKKYYDLVNIINSFENQLIVLTDDELKSKTKEFRQQFEKGISLDDLLPEAFAVVREASKRVYNMRHFDVQLLGGIALHNGKIAEMRTGEGKTLTATLAVYLNAIPSKGVHVVTVNDYLARRDSEWMGKLYNFLGLSIGVVVANQTAEEKIAAYRSDITYGTNNEFGFDYLRDNMEFSLDNKRQRILNYAIVDEVDSILIDEARTPLIISGASSDSTVLYIEINRIIPLLRRMVSEPDREGNEPDGDFWVDEKTQQVYLSESGHENVEFYLKKHGLLKSNESLYDYNNVHLINHIMAALKAWNLFKRDHHYVIKNNEIVIVDEFTGRLMSGRRWSDGLHQAIEAKEGVAINAENHTMASITFQNYFRMYDKLSGMTGTADTEAYEFQEIYGLETLVIPTNKPLVRHDYNDHIYKTNKEKYEAILKDIVSCNDKGQPVLVGTTSIENSELLSDMLKKNNLKHNVLNAKQHEREADIIAEAGKPYSITIATNMAGRGTDILLGGNVDKHIDKILYSNNIDASSKDIIIEKLRKEWSSLNLDVKKSGGLHIIGTERHESRRIDNQLRGRSGRQGDPGSSRFYLSLDDSLMRIFAGEKLQQIMSHLKLPDGEPIKSSLVDRAIENAQRKVESRNFDIRKQLLEYDDVANEQRQIVYVQRNEILSRESFIDSISVIFKTVINNIAQSILIDISNKEQLLEFQYAIKNLLHVNLDLTNFFQNNIEDIDALLNLVADDLISFYSNRKDISGNLDWIEIERFIFLQSIDTNWRDHLSFLDSLRQGIHLRGYAQKNPKQEYKKEAFENFSVMLENIKKDIAKNLLLVDFNSNVHSAGEVDNVKHIGKIRRNDPCYCGSGKKFKHCHGFIK, from the coding sequence ATGGGGTCTTATAGTTTGGCAATGGACTTTTTCTTTTTATTCAAAAAAATTTTTGGTAGTCGTAATGATCGGTTATTAAAAAAATATTATGATTTAGTTAATATAATAAATAGTTTTGAGAATCAACTAATTGTTTTAACTGATGACGAGCTTAAATCTAAAACTAAAGAATTTCGTCAACAATTTGAAAAAGGCATTTCTTTAGATGATTTATTGCCAGAAGCATTTGCTGTTGTTAGGGAAGCAAGCAAAAGAGTATATAACATGCGTCATTTTGATGTGCAGTTATTAGGAGGCATTGCTTTACATAATGGTAAAATTGCTGAAATGCGAACAGGTGAGGGTAAAACTCTTACAGCTACCTTAGCTGTGTATTTAAATGCTATACCTTCTAAAGGTGTTCATGTTGTTACAGTTAATGATTATTTAGCACGTAGAGATTCTGAATGGATGGGTAAACTATATAATTTTTTAGGCTTATCTATAGGGGTTGTTGTTGCAAATCAGACTGCGGAAGAGAAAATTGCTGCATATAGGTCTGATATTACATATGGAACAAATAATGAGTTTGGTTTTGATTATCTAAGAGATAATATGGAATTTAGCTTAGATAACAAACGTCAGCGAATATTAAATTATGCTATTGTTGATGAGGTTGATTCTATACTGATAGATGAGGCACGCACTCCTTTGATAATATCTGGAGCTTCAAGTGACAGTACAGTCCTATATATAGAAATTAATCGTATCATTCCTTTATTAAGACGTATGGTCTCAGAGCCAGATAGAGAAGGTAATGAGCCTGACGGAGATTTCTGGGTGGATGAGAAAACTCAGCAAGTTTACTTATCAGAGTCAGGTCATGAAAATGTAGAATTTTATTTAAAAAAGCATGGTTTATTAAAAAGTAATGAATCTCTATATGATTATAATAATGTTCATCTAATCAATCATATTATGGCAGCTTTAAAAGCTTGGAATTTATTTAAAAGAGATCACCATTATGTGATTAAGAATAATGAAATTGTTATAGTAGATGAATTTACTGGTCGGTTAATGAGTGGTAGGCGTTGGTCAGATGGTTTGCATCAAGCAATTGAAGCTAAAGAAGGAGTTGCTATTAATGCAGAGAATCATACTATGGCTTCAATAACTTTTCAAAATTATTTTAGAATGTATGACAAGTTATCTGGAATGACGGGAACAGCTGATACTGAGGCCTATGAATTTCAAGAAATATACGGCTTAGAAACCTTGGTAATACCAACCAATAAGCCACTTGTAAGACATGATTATAACGATCATATTTATAAAACGAATAAAGAAAAATATGAAGCCATACTAAAAGACATAGTGTCTTGTAATGATAAGGGTCAGCCTGTACTTGTAGGAACTACGAGTATTGAGAATTCAGAGCTTTTATCTGATATGTTGAAAAAGAATAATTTGAAACATAATGTTCTAAATGCAAAACAACATGAACGCGAGGCTGATATTATTGCTGAAGCTGGTAAGCCTTATTCTATAACTATAGCTACTAATATGGCAGGACGTGGTACTGATATTCTATTAGGAGGTAATGTAGATAAGCATATAGATAAAATTTTGTATAGCAATAATATAGATGCTAGTTCTAAAGATATAATTATTGAGAAATTAAGAAAAGAGTGGAGTTCTTTAAATCTAGATGTTAAAAAATCTGGGGGCTTGCATATTATAGGTACAGAAAGGCATGAATCTAGAAGAATTGATAATCAATTGAGAGGCAGGTCTGGTAGACAAGGAGACCCAGGGTCTTCTCGCTTCTATTTATCGCTTGATGATTCATTAATGAGAATTTTTGCTGGTGAAAAATTACAACAGATAATGAGCCACTTAAAATTGCCTGATGGTGAACCGATTAAATCTAGCCTGGTTGATAGGGCTATAGAAAACGCACAACGCAAAGTCGAAAGTAGGAATTTTGACATAAGAAAGCAATTATTAGAGTATGATGATGTAGCAAATGAACAGCGTCAAATAGTTTATGTACAAAGAAATGAGATTTTATCAAGAGAATCTTTTATTGACTCTATTAGTGTTATTTTTAAAACAGTAATAAATAATATTGCCCAGTCTATATTGATTGATATTTCTAATAAAGAGCAATTATTAGAATTCCAATATGCTATAAAAAATCTATTACATGTGAATTTAGATTTAACCAATTTTTTTCAGAATAATATTGAAGATATTGATGCTTTGTTAAATTTAGTTGCAGATGATTTAATAAGCTTTTACTCAAATAGAAAAGATATATCTGGTAATTTAGATTGGATAGAAATAGAAAGATTTATTTTTCTGCAGTCTATAGATACAAATTGGAGAGATCATTTATCTTTCTTAGACTCATTGAGACAAGGCATTCATCTTCGAGGTTACGCTCAAAAGAACCCTAAACAAGAATATAAAAAAGAGGCTTTTGAGAATTTTTCTGTAATGTTAGAAAATATAAAAAAAGATATAGCAAAGAATTTGCTGTTAGTCGACTTTAATAGTAATGTACATTCTGCAGGTGAAGTTGATAATGTAAAGCATATTGGGAAAATTAGGCGTAATGATCCATGTTATTGTGGAAGTGGAAAGAAATTTAAGCATTGCCATGGTTTTATAAAATAA
- the ftsZ gene encoding cell division protein FtsZ, giving the protein MRFEILDNSSKGTIIKVIGVGGAGGNAVAHMINSGIKGVDFICANTDSQALAATNAPVQIRLGETGLGAGAKPEQGRAHAETAREEIRSVLDGSHMVFITAGMGGGTGTGASPIVAEIAKNLGILTVGIVTKPFLFEGNKRLRLAEEGIAELSKYVDSLIVILNENLYEFMDDDSTQEDCFKAADSVLHNACAGIAEIINVDGNVNVDFEDVRTIMGEHGQAMMGTAVASGIERAKIAAKQAISCPLLEGVNLEGAKGLLVNITSNRSLKMKETREIMEIIRAYASEDATVIFGNAYDDSMGDELRVTVVATGLNKFTDDINNNKLQSISIDKKRSAFDSNKYQNRVSTPSVITNPRLKDSNIENDKSVQSNNDFDIPSFLRKRVD; this is encoded by the coding sequence ATGAGGTTTGAGATTCTAGATAATAGTTCTAAAGGAACAATTATAAAAGTTATAGGGGTCGGAGGTGCAGGAGGTAATGCTGTAGCACATATGATTAATAGTGGAATTAAAGGTGTTGATTTTATATGTGCAAATACAGATTCTCAAGCTTTAGCTGCTACTAATGCTCCTGTGCAAATACGTCTTGGAGAGACTGGTTTAGGTGCAGGAGCAAAACCAGAGCAAGGAAGGGCACATGCGGAAACGGCGAGAGAAGAGATACGTTCTGTGTTAGATGGATCCCATATGGTATTTATTACTGCAGGAATGGGAGGAGGTACAGGTACAGGTGCTAGTCCTATTGTTGCAGAAATAGCAAAAAATTTAGGTATATTGACGGTGGGGATTGTAACAAAACCATTTTTATTTGAAGGCAATAAGCGCTTACGTTTAGCAGAAGAAGGTATAGCAGAGTTATCAAAATATGTAGATTCTCTGATTGTTATTTTGAATGAGAATCTTTATGAGTTTATGGATGATGATTCTACACAAGAAGATTGTTTTAAAGCTGCAGATAGTGTTTTACATAATGCCTGTGCTGGTATTGCAGAAATAATTAATGTTGATGGTAATGTTAATGTTGATTTTGAAGACGTGCGTACAATTATGGGCGAGCATGGACAAGCTATGATGGGTACTGCAGTAGCATCTGGTATAGAACGTGCAAAAATTGCAGCAAAACAGGCTATTTCTTGCCCTTTATTAGAAGGAGTGAATTTAGAAGGGGCAAAAGGATTGCTAGTTAATATTACTTCTAATAGATCACTAAAAATGAAGGAAACTCGTGAAATTATGGAAATAATACGTGCTTATGCATCAGAAGATGCTACTGTGATTTTTGGTAATGCTTATGATGATTCTATGGGCGATGAACTTAGAGTTACTGTTGTGGCAACTGGTTTGAATAAGTTTACAGATGATATAAATAATAATAAATTGCAGAGTATTTCTATTGATAAAAAGAGATCAGCTTTTGATTCTAATAAATATCAAAATAGAGTTTCTACTCCATCTGTCATTACGAATCCTAGATTAAAAGATTCTAATATTGAAAATGATAAATCTGTTCAAAGTAATAATGATTTCGATATTCCTAGCTTTCTAAGAAAGAGAGTTGATTAG
- the glyS gene encoding glycine--tRNA ligase subunit beta → MEHEEMRTKALTIELLTEELPPKKLLEIENTFTNSISLNLSNNNVIGVNNITNCYSTPRRLAISFSDVLEKSPDVTKKEKLMPKKIGLTENNQPTQALIKKLYSKGLDEKHLSSVKIELNEQQEYLTIENSISGKTIQNIVQETITTTIQNISNQYQSMRYQLPDEVNTVKFIRPARNLLVLFGKELLDISVLGIKSSNETIGHRFMSNSFIKIDHANKYEDILETKGFVIPSFIKRKKYILNELKEKATQINSILGNHEELMSLLDEVTATVEYPSVYIGEFDKEFLELPRECLILTMRSHQKYFPLFEKETNNLINKFLIVSNVYSGKEENIITGNQKVIYPRLSDAKFFYETDNIVSLDKRVLKLKNVIYHNKIGNQLERVERLRIISKYLANKLATDPILADRAAMLSKSDLESLMVGEFPELQGIMGSYYAKQNGESDSIVDALKNQYINRFDQPVTSKNIISAILFLSERIEKVISLFSIKIYPSGEKDPYGLRRAAIGIINIFEKMVEGKTLETNYSNYIDILELSELTLSLFHQKNIDLETPKKAVDFIHDRYKYQLLNNFNRDIIESTFAKKPPLHLILPILKTLEIFKTTPKLSLFLITNKRINNFLKQDNLSTNYFEEKLIDNDAEKILYDAFLNTKHVLLELLQLGKFSEYLELTYSLIYKTDNFLNKVTIMTTDNRICNNRLFLLSKIREIINNFADLSYLNHENNNI, encoded by the coding sequence ATGGAACATGAAGAAATGAGAACAAAGGCATTAACGATAGAGTTATTAACGGAAGAATTACCACCAAAAAAATTATTGGAAATTGAAAATACTTTTACTAATTCTATAAGTTTGAATTTGTCAAATAATAATGTTATAGGTGTAAATAATATTACAAATTGTTACTCTACTCCAAGAAGATTAGCTATTTCATTTTCTGATGTACTAGAAAAGTCACCTGATGTAACAAAAAAAGAAAAATTAATGCCTAAAAAAATAGGATTAACAGAAAACAATCAGCCTACACAAGCATTAATAAAAAAACTATATTCCAAAGGTTTAGATGAAAAACATCTGTCTAGCGTAAAAATTGAATTGAATGAACAACAAGAATATTTAACAATAGAAAACTCTATATCTGGAAAAACAATTCAAAACATAGTCCAAGAAACAATAACTACAACAATACAAAATATATCTAATCAGTATCAATCAATGAGATATCAACTTCCAGATGAAGTCAACACAGTTAAATTTATTAGACCAGCAAGGAATCTGCTTGTTTTATTTGGCAAAGAATTGCTAGATATATCTGTTTTAGGAATCAAGTCTTCAAATGAAACTATTGGACATAGATTTATGTCCAATAGTTTCATAAAGATAGATCATGCTAATAAATATGAGGATATTCTAGAAACAAAAGGTTTTGTAATACCATCTTTTATAAAAAGAAAAAAATATATACTAAATGAATTAAAAGAAAAAGCAACTCAAATAAATTCTATACTAGGGAATCATGAAGAATTAATGAGTTTATTAGATGAAGTAACAGCCACAGTTGAATATCCATCTGTATATATAGGTGAATTTGATAAAGAGTTCTTAGAATTACCTAGAGAATGTTTGATATTGACGATGCGATCACATCAAAAATACTTTCCTTTATTTGAAAAAGAAACTAACAACTTAATAAATAAATTCCTAATTGTAAGTAATGTCTATTCTGGCAAAGAAGAAAATATAATAACAGGAAATCAAAAAGTAATATATCCAAGATTATCTGACGCTAAATTTTTTTACGAAACAGACAATATTGTATCTCTAGATAAGCGCGTCTTAAAACTAAAAAACGTAATATATCATAATAAGATAGGTAATCAACTAGAACGTGTAGAAAGATTACGCATAATAAGCAAATATCTTGCAAATAAATTAGCAACTGATCCTATATTAGCAGACCGTGCAGCAATGTTATCAAAATCTGATTTAGAATCATTAATGGTTGGTGAATTTCCTGAATTACAAGGAATCATGGGGTCATATTATGCTAAACAAAATGGAGAATCTGATAGCATAGTAGACGCATTGAAAAATCAATATATAAATAGATTTGATCAGCCTGTTACAAGCAAAAATATCATCTCAGCTATACTTTTTCTTTCTGAAAGAATAGAAAAAGTAATAAGTTTATTTAGCATAAAAATATATCCTAGTGGAGAAAAAGATCCTTATGGACTCAGAAGAGCAGCTATAGGGATAATAAATATTTTTGAGAAAATGGTTGAAGGCAAAACACTAGAAACAAACTATTCTAATTATATCGATATACTAGAATTATCTGAATTAACATTATCATTATTTCATCAAAAAAATATTGATTTAGAAACCCCAAAAAAAGCAGTAGATTTCATACATGATCGTTATAAATACCAATTATTAAATAATTTCAACAGAGATATTATAGAATCAACTTTTGCAAAAAAACCACCACTACATCTAATACTTCCAATATTAAAAACCTTAGAAATATTTAAAACCACACCAAAATTATCATTGTTTCTTATAACAAATAAACGCATAAACAATTTTTTGAAACAAGATAATCTATCTACAAATTACTTTGAAGAAAAATTAATAGACAATGATGCTGAAAAAATACTTTATGATGCTTTCTTAAATACAAAACATGTTCTATTAGAACTATTACAACTTGGAAAGTTTTCAGAATATTTAGAATTAACTTATTCCTTAATCTATAAAACGGATAATTTTTTAAATAAAGTAACAATAATGACGACAGATAACAGAATTTGCAATAACAGATTGTTTCTTTTATCGAAGATAAGAGAAATAATTAATAATTTTGCAGATCTTTCATACTTAAACCATGAAAATAACAATATTTGA